The sequence below is a genomic window from Theobroma cacao cultivar B97-61/B2 chromosome 6, Criollo_cocoa_genome_V2, whole genome shotgun sequence.
TCTAAATATCAACTAAACTTCAGCAGGAACGTTTTCTTCATGTTGGGACattaattttaagcttttaaagaaaaattcaacaacTTTACTATTTCATccttatattttcaaaagctGAGGGAAAGGCAAAGTTAAAGAGAAGAGGGAAGGGAAGAATGCTCAATCAGGAATATTGATAACTTGGTCTTCACAACAATGGTATCTGAGCTAACAAAAACATTTGAATAAAGTGTAATAGAGAGCAGGGGTAGTTTGCCTGGATGGAGAGAACAGCAGCAATAGTAATGATTTCCTCTGAACACCCAAGCTCATTTGAAgctaaaatcatttttgagATCATTGGTTCCTACAAAACATATCATAGTGAAGCATGCACCTAAGAAAAACaacattaaaaaacaaaaactgaataaagaattattagtaaaaacttaaaatatataattaaccATGGCCCCATTTCTATTAGCTGTGAATCTCTCCTAACAGTAACAAGTAAGGAAGacatcaataaaataaaccatACAAAAGAATGAACCTaaagtcttaagtgaaataGGATATGCTTACTTACCAGTGGAATTTCTGCAACTTGAAACCCAACCGGTGAAGTAAGTTTGGCATCATCATCAAGGACTCCAAGCGAATAAAGTACTTCAAGTGCTCGGATCATTGATTCAGGAGATGGAGATGCTGGCCAATCAAAGCCCAGAATATTATCAATGCCTAAGGCTTTTAACTGCAAGATCAGAATACAGAGATTAGCATCTAGAACACCATAAAAGATTAAATCAGAGCATAATTCTACAATACTATTAAATACTACAAAAGATTAAATCAGAGTCAATTGTCAATATGTGACATGAAGGAAGCACCAAAGTTAAAGTTACATATGCACTTTAGCACCAAACAATAAGGAGACATTTCATTGACAATTTGATGTAGTACCAAATGACATCCAGAGAAATCATGCAACAAATCTGATTACCTGAATCACACAGGAAACAAGATTTGACCTCTGAATCTCTGGGATTCCTTGAGCAGACATTTCATTGACAAAATACTCTTCTGAATAAAGTCTGGCGGCCAATCAAAAGAATTCAGTCATAGACAATATGATTTCAtctaaagaaagaattttaacTTCATGAGATAATTAGACACCTGTAACACTTCCCAGGTCGAAGTCTACCGGCCCTTCCAGCCCTTTGTCTAGCAGAAGCCTTGGATATTGGTGCTACTACAAGATTTTCTATATCTGAGATCTGGAGCAACAAGAATAAtatgattaacaattaaaaCAGAAGGCTGGAAAGGCAATCCATTTAACGATATAAGGCTTCCATTAAAACCTCTAGAAAAGGTAGAACAAATAGTCATATGAATCAGAAAAGAACTAAAATAAACTGGTGACTATTGTGATAAACTGAATAACATAATGCAAAACTAAGACTACTTGCATGCTTTAATATACCCAATCTGGAAAGGCttaaaatttcacaattttcttttatcacaaGATGATCCAAGACAATCCACCGCAAAGTGATCAACACCACTGTTAACCGATTTTTccaggaaaaagaaaactaaagataattttatgtATTATTTTTCAGATTCACTGAAAATAATGCCAGGAATGATCATTTGGATTGTAGTTCAGTAGATCTTGTGGTAATATATTTTAGGAATGAATAACTTTAGGCAACATTTCACCATTATCAAACAGAGTTCACATAAATAATCCTATAATCTACACCTGTTTCACCATAACAAGAAGGGTGGAAACAAAGATACCGGATTGTAAAATCGTTGTTTCGAGAACCCGCTGTCAACAACATAGACAATTCCCTGCACCAAGCATGAAAACAAGGGTAGACATGAATGCAACAATTGTTTACTATAAACTAGAAAACTAAAGTTTAATAAATAGCTCCAGAGTGCACATATCTTACCTCTAAAGTCAATGATGTCTCTGCAATATTTGTTGATATCACTACTTTTCTCTTACCTTTAGGAGTTGGAGAAAACACCAAATcctgaaaagaaagaaagggaagaTTGTAAAACCAGAAAGGTAATTAGGTAAATTCTACAGAAGTCGCTTTATTACACTGGCAGTTATCTCTAACCTGTTCTGCACGTGAAAGTCCCGAGTATAGAGGCAGAATAATCAACCCTGAAATGAAGGATATAATTCAACAATTAACCACAAAATCCAACAGAATGTTTATTTTGCATTAAGCTAAAGAAATCATCCTCCAATTGATTACACTCAAGGTTGGCACTGAACATATAAGTGGTGTGGAATGCTAGGTCTTTTCCATTAGAGTTTTGTTTGACCCATTTGAATAATAGAATGTAATTTAAACATGCATACATCAAAAAAAGTGACACCAACTAAAAAACAGGTCACAGATCCACCATAGTGCCAGGCATCTAGCTATCCACCATACTTGCACCATAACACATATACATCTAGTCATACTCATGTAAGAACAGGCATAAAAACTCCAATACAATCTGCATATAGAGATAAACTAATACAAAATTATTGCAACTTCTTTTGATGGATATAAGTTAATGATGACAAGTCCAAAGATATGCCATGCTACTAAACCTGAGGAATGCTTCCCATCGCTTCGAGCTTCTTCAGTAAGCATCTTAACAgcaacatcaatatcatcttGACCAGTAAGAAATACTAAAATATCACCTGCTGGTTCCTAagcaaaagataaaatatagaTAAGAAAAATTAGTGGAATTTAATCTTTCATGAAAAGACTTATACAATACCAGTCTGTACAAGTATTTGGgaggaaaaattataataaatgagtTGAAGAAAGCCTTCGCAGGAAAGAATACAAAGTTATTGAAACATCTATAGTTCTTGCACTATAAAGTTTGTTGGTAGTTTTTACAGCAATTGCAGAACATTAAAAGAGTGAAAGGCTAGACATTAGATCTTTAATGAACTCCTTTCAGACAAATGGTACTTAAACaatttatgaaaaagaaaagaatatttatcATATCTACATGTCAGCATTTATAAACATTTACATACAATTATTTAGCATGAAAGAAATACTTCAAGAAACTATCAAAAGCTTATCATTGAAGTGTCACAGTTTATATGCATACATATAAAacccaaaatttgaatttattacaaTCTTCAAAAAACCTGGTCATGGATCAATAGCACTGTTGAAACAGCAGCCTGAACATAGTCTTGAACAGGGTCCTCCACATAATGAATTTGCACATTAAACCCTCTACCCTGAAAATTGAGTGGAAAACAAAACCTAATTTCATTAATCCAAAGTGAATGGGGAAAAAGGAGCATCACTTAAAGAATAACTTCCATCAGAAAAACAAACAAGTTGCCTTCAGAAACAAAAGTTTTGTGCATGCATGTGTTTGAAAAGTGGCAGAAGGGAGTGGTACTGCAATGAGAATACCTCAACAGATAGGATCGCAGGCTCCAACCTTGGTCTAAGCTCCTCACCTTCCGATACTCGACGCCTTTTACTAGTTTACATCAAATGCAAGATGTTACGGTCAAACCCAGAAACTTGCAGATCATTATCAACTAACTGGAAATCCAAACCGACAAAtaaatactaataaaaaaataaacaaccaTTAAATAGCTTGAAATTAGAAATATTCTAAACTCTCAACAATAGGAAAGATACTTCACTAAAATGCTTAGAAGGAAACCTTGACTGGAAGAAATCAGACATTGCTTTTGCTTCGATTGTAGCAGAAGATATAACCAGGCGCAGCTCAGGTCGACGCTTTTGGATCTGAATTTTCAATGTTTAGCAAAGATTTAAGAAAGTACAGGACCTATatggaaaaaaagaagttgCAAATTTCCTAGTCTTTCCTACCACAACCAACACACCAGT
It includes:
- the LOC18596746 gene encoding probable pre-mRNA-splicing factor ATP-dependent RNA helicase DEAH9 isoform X4, encoding MQDATRIKFLTDGVLLREMMEDPLLTKYSVIMVDEAHERSISTDILLGLLKKIQKRRPELRLVISSATIEAKAMSDFFQSSKRRRVSEGEELRPRLEPAILSVEGRGFNVQIHYVEDPVQDYVQAAVSTVLLIHDQEPAGDILVFLTGQDDIDVAVKMLTEEARSDGKHSSGLIILPLYSGLSRAEQDLVFSPTPKGKRKVVISTNIAETSLTLEGIVYVVDSGFSKQRFYNPISDIENLVVAPISKASARQRAGRAGRLRPGKCYRLYSEEYFVNEMSAQGIPEIQRSNLVSCVIQLKALGIDNILGFDWPASPSPESMIRALEVLYSLGVLDDDAKLTSPVGFQVAEIPLEPMISKMILASNELGCSEEIITIAAVLSIQSIWFSGRGVQRELDEAKLRFAAAEGDHVTFLNIYKGFLQSGKSSQWCHRNFINYHAMKKVMEIREQLKRIALRLGIVLKSCERDTQLVRKAVTAGFFANACRLEAFSHSGMYKTIRGFQEVYIHPSSVLFRVNPKWVIYHSLVSTDRQYMRNVISIDPSWLTEAAPHFYQQQRLNPIIH